The Pan troglodytes isolate AG18354 chromosome 8, NHGRI_mPanTro3-v2.0_pri, whole genome shotgun sequence genome window below encodes:
- the DNAJB12 gene encoding dnaJ homolog subfamily B member 12 isoform X2, with protein sequence MSSLRARLPATRRRVAQPFARPASPSLVPRSGSAMESNKDEAERCISIALKAIQINQPDRALRFLEKAQRLYPTPRVRALIESLNQKPQTAGDQPPPTDTTHATHRKAGGTDAPSANGEAGGESTKGYTAEQVAAVKRVKQCKDYYEILGVSRGASDEDLKKAYRKLALKFHPDKNHAPGATEAFKAIGTAYAVLSNPEKRKQYDQFGDDKSQAARHGHGHGDFHRGFEADISPEDLFNMFFGGGFPSSNVHVYSNGRMRYTYQQRQDRRDNQGDGGLGVFVQLMPILILILVSALSQLMVSSPPYSLSPRPSVGHIHRRVTDHLGVVYYVGDTFSEEYTGSSLKTVERNVEDDYIANLRNNCWKEKQQKEGLLYRARYFGDTDMYHKAQKMGTPSCSRLSEVQASLHG encoded by the exons ATGTCATCACTCCGCGCCCGGCTGCCCGCGACGCGCCGGCGGGTGGCGCAGCCCTTCGCTCGCCCGGCCTCCCCCTCCCTGGTTCCGCGCTCTGGTTCCGCCATGGAATCCAACAAGGATGAAGCTGAGCGCTGTATCAGCATCGCCCTCAAGGCCATCCAGATCAACCAGCCCGACCGGGCGCTCCGCTTCCTGGAGAAGGCACAGCGGCTGTATCCGACGCCGCGAGTTCGCG CCCTGATTGAGTCCCTCAACCAGAAACCACAGACTGCCGGTGACCAACCCCCACCCACAGACACAACCCATGCCACCCACAGGAAAGCAGGTGGGACTGATGCCCCCTCGGCCAACGGTGAAGCTGGAGGAGAGAGCACCAAAGGCTACACTGCAGAACAGGTTGCAGCTGTGAAAAG GGTCAAGCAATGTAAAGATTACTATGAGATCCTGGGGGTGAGCAGAGGGGCCTCGGATGAGGACCTGAAGAAGGCCTACCGCAAACTGGCCCTCAAATTCCACCCAGACAAGAACCACGCACCTGGTGCCACTGAAGCCTTCAAAG ccaTTGGCACAGCATATGCGGTACTCAGCAACCCGGAGAAGAGGAAGCAGTATGACCAGTTCGGCGATGACAAGAGCCAGGCGGCCCGGCACGGCCATGGGCATGGGGATTTCCACCGCGGCTTTGAGGCCGACATCTCCCCTGAAGACCTCTTCAACATGTTCTTTGGCGGTGGCTTCCCTTCTA GTAACGTCCACGTCTACAGCAACGGCCGCATGCGCTATACCTACCAGCAAAGGCAGGACCGCAGGGACAACCAGGGTGAT GGCGGGCTAGGGGTGTTTGTGCAGCTGATGCCTATCCTCATCCTGATTCTCGTGTCAGCTCTCAGCCAGCTCATGGTCTCCAGTCCACCCTACAGTCTGAGTCCAAGACC GTCCGTGGGCCACATCCACAGGCGAGTCACTGACCACCTGGGTGTCGTCTACTATGTGGGAGACACTTTCTCCGAGGAGTACACAGGCTCCAGCCTCAAAACAGTCGAGCGGAATGTGGAAGATGATTATATCGCCAACCTCCGGAACAACTgctggaaggagaagcagcaga AGGAAGGCTTGCTGTACCGGGCACGCTACTTTGGCGACACAGATATGTACCACAAAGCACAGAAGATGGGCACCCCCAGCTGCAGCCGACTGTCAGAGGTGCAGGCCTCCCTGCATGGATAG
- the DNAJB12 gene encoding dnaJ homolog subfamily B member 12 isoform X1 has product MSSLRARLPATRRRVAQPFARPASPSLVPRSGSAMESNKDEAERCISIALKAIQINQPDRALRFLEKAQRLYPTPRVRALIESLNQKPQTAGDQPPPTDTTHATHRKAGGTDAPSANGEAGGESTKGYTAEQVAAVKRVKQCKDYYEILGVSRGASDEDLKKAYRKLALKFHPDKNHAPGATEAFKAIGTAYAVLSNPEKRKQYDQFGDDKSQAARHGHGHGDFHRGFEADISPEDLFNMFFGGGFPSSNVHVYSNGRMRYTYQQRQDRRDNQGDGGLGVFVQLMPILILILVSALSQLMVSSPPYSLSPRPSVGHIHRRVTDHLGVVYYVGDTFSEEYTGSSLKTVERNVEDDYIANLRNNCWKEKQQKEGLLYRARYFGDTDMYHKAQKMGTPSCSRLSETMKSLENFW; this is encoded by the exons ATGTCATCACTCCGCGCCCGGCTGCCCGCGACGCGCCGGCGGGTGGCGCAGCCCTTCGCTCGCCCGGCCTCCCCCTCCCTGGTTCCGCGCTCTGGTTCCGCCATGGAATCCAACAAGGATGAAGCTGAGCGCTGTATCAGCATCGCCCTCAAGGCCATCCAGATCAACCAGCCCGACCGGGCGCTCCGCTTCCTGGAGAAGGCACAGCGGCTGTATCCGACGCCGCGAGTTCGCG CCCTGATTGAGTCCCTCAACCAGAAACCACAGACTGCCGGTGACCAACCCCCACCCACAGACACAACCCATGCCACCCACAGGAAAGCAGGTGGGACTGATGCCCCCTCGGCCAACGGTGAAGCTGGAGGAGAGAGCACCAAAGGCTACACTGCAGAACAGGTTGCAGCTGTGAAAAG GGTCAAGCAATGTAAAGATTACTATGAGATCCTGGGGGTGAGCAGAGGGGCCTCGGATGAGGACCTGAAGAAGGCCTACCGCAAACTGGCCCTCAAATTCCACCCAGACAAGAACCACGCACCTGGTGCCACTGAAGCCTTCAAAG ccaTTGGCACAGCATATGCGGTACTCAGCAACCCGGAGAAGAGGAAGCAGTATGACCAGTTCGGCGATGACAAGAGCCAGGCGGCCCGGCACGGCCATGGGCATGGGGATTTCCACCGCGGCTTTGAGGCCGACATCTCCCCTGAAGACCTCTTCAACATGTTCTTTGGCGGTGGCTTCCCTTCTA GTAACGTCCACGTCTACAGCAACGGCCGCATGCGCTATACCTACCAGCAAAGGCAGGACCGCAGGGACAACCAGGGTGAT GGCGGGCTAGGGGTGTTTGTGCAGCTGATGCCTATCCTCATCCTGATTCTCGTGTCAGCTCTCAGCCAGCTCATGGTCTCCAGTCCACCCTACAGTCTGAGTCCAAGACC GTCCGTGGGCCACATCCACAGGCGAGTCACTGACCACCTGGGTGTCGTCTACTATGTGGGAGACACTTTCTCCGAGGAGTACACAGGCTCCAGCCTCAAAACAGTCGAGCGGAATGTGGAAGATGATTATATCGCCAACCTCCGGAACAACTgctggaaggagaagcagcaga AGGAAGGCTTGCTGTACCGGGCACGCTACTTTGGCGACACAGATATGTACCACAAAGCACAGAAGATGGGCACCCCCAGCTGCAGCCGACTGTCAGAG ACTATGAAATCCCTGGAGAATTTTTGGTGA